ACTTTAATTAGTTTTCAACACAAGACTAGTCTGAGCAAACAATACTTTTGGGAAGAAgatgaacttaatttttgtatgGAATTATCAATTGAACTATTATGTTCTATATATATAGTAGGGCTAAACCTAAggtttcttttatctttttaggaaaaaaatttaattttctttatcatcTAAGGAATAGAACTCTTGAGGGCTTAATCAGGCCACATGGAAGTGCTGAATGAGGCTTTCAAAAATAAGCTCCACATATCTAGGCAAGTTGCCCTGGCAGAGGCCAAACGGCCCAATTACTTCATTGTCCTTGGCATCTGTCAAAATGAGAGGGGCGAGTTGCCCGACCAAGGTGGGCCAATTGGGTGGCAGCCCAAATGAGGCAACCTTATCGATTTTATCCTCAGATTTGACTTCCTCTCCTAGGCTTTCTCTCAGGTCTAAAATTACCCATAACAtcttgtttttcattttctttcttttttctacaAAAATAGTTATCGAAAAtaatagaaatatgtttaataaacatttattttattcctcATTCTCTAaagtttcaaataaaaaatatttttttaagtgaaaagttaattttaaaactaaacagAAGGTTCATATTtatttggttatatatataaatttttaaaatatctatttgGGTCCATAAACGCttataaagaaattattttGATCCTTTAATTATGACTTACTTATCTACCTAAAATTTGGTTTTTTCGATATGTTCACTAGCTtatctaatttaaaatatttctcataTTAACGTACTAATACACATATTAGAAATTACGTCATTAATGTTccttaaaatcaaaatcaaagtaagatttaaaatgattattttttaaagctCAAAGATTAAAATAGAGGTCTATAAAATAAAGTTCAAATTAAGAACCATACAAAACTTAAAACCTAAAAAATTTACGATTACGTATTTTATAATTTacgaaaaatataataatgccATTTATTTATGAGGGAAAAAACAACCTTGATTTTGATATCTTCCAAGTATCTAGTctaccatttaattttttttttaataaatattacagagaaatagaaaataattatcaaacactTGATGTTTAAATGACTTGATAATCCGATAATTCGTACTACCCAATTTGAttagttttgttgttgattggattgaattaaatttttactatttttgttgaATTAGATTGGGTCACGTACTCAACTCAAtctgaattatatatatacacacacaaaagtatatatatttctttttatttaaagtttgattaatttgtaattttttaatatttttttccaaaacttgttatgatatttatctttgtttacattttataataaatgtcatagatatttggtatttaatatttaaattttatgagattttagttattaattatgtggttgtagataaatttatatatttttaattaagaataaataaattataatccgACAACTCAACGAACttaaatttttgggttagtcAGAAAACACTCCCAAcccaatttatatatatttttacctaattttttttttaatgaattagtGGTAAGATGAGAGATCAAACCTTCAACTTTGATTAAAGAAGTACGTGTGAATTATAGCTAGTCTCATTTCTTATCGATTAACTTTATATCACataaatgaaaatcaaatttatatatataaaaatggaaaacaaCAACGTAAAAATTACCGAACGAAACCTTTtgggaaggaaaaacaaactTTCGAAGCGGTGATGTTTTATTGCCTTAAACAATATATTTTGTCACATATCATCCATTTAATTCGACCCTTTATAACATGATTAAGTGGCATCTTGGCCGGCTACCACTTAACTTTATATATGTATAGGCCGTTAAAGCATACACGATCAGATCAACTATTCAACACTTGCAACACAATTTCCCTACCATCGCAGCAGCATATATGagcatataattaaaataattatcatacaATAATGAACTTTAATCTGAGccttctcttctctttcttctttttcatgaTCTCTCTCTTTTCTGGTTGGTTTCTGTATACATTTGATTCGAAATTAataaggtcttttcttgttaaaaaatttaaaatttaatttgtcgTGTACAGGACAAGGATCGGCATCGGCGGGTAGGTATTACGGtgaccaccaccaccaccaccacagGCGCCACCGTTTGCGGCCAACGAAACTGTTTGTTTTTGGGGATTCATATGTTGATACTGGCAACATTCTGCTTCCCTTTTCAAGTGCTCAGCAATTTCCCTATGGAATTACTTTTCCCGGAAAACCCAGTGGTCGTTTTTCCGATGGTCGTGTTCTCACTGATTTTTTAGGTAATTAATTATAAACTGattcttaatttaatttctctccATCTGTAATATACTATGAAATAATTAAGTAGGAATTATGATATGTAATTTGCAGCAAAACATTTAGGGGTGAAATCTCCGATACCATTCAGTATCCGAAGTGAAGTTGGGGtggaaagattgaaagaatcgGGTATAAATTTTGCATTTGGTGGAACAGGGGTTTTCGACACGTCGGTTCCTCTCCCAAATATGACCACACAAATTGATTTCTTTCAACATCTTCGACATGTCGAATCTGTGTTCAGTAATGGAGATGCCCAACACTCTGTTGCACTTGTCTCTGTTTCTGGCAATGACTACTCTTTTTATCTTGCCACTAACGGCTCTGCCCAGGTATCAATTTCCATAATTTTTAATTCAGCAAtgttcataattaattattaatcagTTCCTCTTCTTTCACAATGCATTAGGGATCGTGTTCGTTTATCTTGATAGAATCTCTGTTTACACTAAAAATATAACAGGGAGTGGACACCATTTTTGT
The nucleotide sequence above comes from Benincasa hispida cultivar B227 chromosome 3, ASM972705v1, whole genome shotgun sequence. Encoded proteins:
- the LOC120074515 gene encoding GDSL esterase/lipase At5g03610-like: MNFNLSLLFSFFFFMISLFSGQGSASAGRYYGDHHHHHHRRHRLRPTKLFVFGDSYVDTGNILLPFSSAQQFPYGITFPGKPSGRFSDGRVLTDFLAKHLGVKSPIPFSIRSEVGVERLKESGINFAFGGTGVFDTSVPLPNMTTQIDFFQHLRHVESVFSNGDAQHSVALVSVSGNDYSFYLATNGSAQGLKPFINSVVNQIVIDLKRIRRLGVKKIVVTGLGPLGCLPIFTAPFSFKQCNQTINSFVRFHNFLLNQAVAKLNKETKHASSSSKIFVLDVYDAFLSIIQSRSKKPGVVLEFKTPLKPCCFGVSSGFECGSVDEQGNKKFVLCNNPKSAFFWDSVHPTQTGWSVAFSSFKSFF